The DNA segment ATAATAAATCAGAAATTTATAATCTTGAGAGGAAGAAAAATAAGCAGTCGCTTTCAAAGCCAGAAAAAAATACGCAGTTGAGACAAAAAGAGGCGTTAGAATCCATTTTAGTTTTTTTCTATCTAAAATCGCTATTATGCCAAACATAAAAATAACAAAAGCCAGATCTTCGCGCACCAAGAGGGTTAAAAGGGCTAAACCTAAAAAAGAAGAAAATTTATTCTGATCATAAAAATAAAATGTCCAGGCAATAAAAAAAGGCGCCAAGGCCAGCATGTGGAATTCAAAAGTATTGATGTTAAGAGTTACTGGATTAAAAAGGTATAAAATAACAATTAACAATGTTTGCCAGGGATTCAAATATTTTTTAGCAATTAGATATAAGGGGATTACTGTGAAGGCTAAAAATAATGTTTGGATAAAAAGCAGATTTAAAGGTGATTTAAATAAAGAATAAAATGGGATTAGAAAAAAAATTAAAATTTCAAAATGATCGCCCAGATAAGAAGTCGGGTGGATTGTAAATTGAAAAAAATGGCTCTGGCTGGAATTAAAAAAAACCTGGTTAAAAATCGCCAGATCCAGACCATTGTAGCTGAAAGTAAAGTACTTAAATAAGCACAGGCCAAAAGCCAGGACAATATAAACAGCCAGCATGATTAAAAGTAGCTTATTTAATTTTTGCCAGTTGAGATTTTTAAAATAGGAAAACATATAACTTAATTTTATGCTAAATTTAGGGAAAGATAAAGAAGAGAAGGGTAAGATGGGTAAGAGGAGCAAAAAGGGTAAAAGGGGGATTATTTTAGAGTTTAGGAGCTTGTTTTTTATCTTATTTTAGCCACAAAAGGGATCTTTTAGAGCTAAAGTTAGCGCATGTTCTATTGACAAATAGATAATCTTGTGATATACTGAAAAATCCAAAACTGTTTGGATTTGTTCATTGAACAAACAAGAAACATTGAAAAATATAGGCACAAAGTGCCAAAGGAGGAGTGAAATGAAAAAGAGTTTTTTGGTAATCGTGGTAATGGTGATGGCTTTGTCAGGTATGGCCTGCATCCATCCTCAGCCAATTTCTGTAACCCTACATCGCGATGGGCTTAACGTTGAGGTCAATGGCGACAGAGAAGCGGTTCAATCTTTGGTAGCAGACTCGCCCGCTCTAGATGCAACTCAGGATTTCAGCGGCGGTATTAACCCCGCCATCGCTGCTGCTATTCAGAAAAATCCCAATGCCACAGTGATTTATTCGCCGGATCGCGGAGTCACCTATATTCCGGAAGGTGGACAGGAAGCGGCCGCTAAATATCGCGGAATAATTCATAATGACAGCAATAAAAACATTTTTGTGGATATTGCGTCAGCGACAAATCCAGGAGTTAAACGTAGTTTTTATCTCAGGGCCAATCAATCGATTTCCGCTGTTCTTTTTCCGGGCAGATACAACTACACTATAGGGTGGAACAATCCTCAAGGTAAAAGAGTGTTGTTGCTTCCTCCAAGCAGTTTAATAATTGACGCCTTTACCCAAAATGCAACTTCTCCCGACAATGGAGAACCACTTCCGTGGACCTTAAGCTATGTGGAAACACCGGTGCCACGCTAAAAAAAGAAAAATCGGCAAACTTAAAGAGGGACTCTGTCCCTCTTTTTAAATTGGAAAATATTAAGGCTGAATAATTACGGTACCAGGCGGGTTTGTACCCGGTGGTTCTGTCCCTGGCGGATTTTCGCCGCCAGTTGAAGATCCTGTGCCGATTGAATTAATAATTTGCGAAGTAATAAAACTGGCAATAGCATAGGCGCTCAAAATAATAACTATGCCAATAATGGCAGTTGTTAAAATGCCTTTGGCTTTTTTAAGGACTGGTTCCTGGCCTTGGGAAGTTAAATACAAAAAGCCAGCATACAAAATCATGGCAACTGAGATTATTCCCAAAAGGCCTAGAAGCGTTTGAATAATTAGGGCTGCTAAAATTTGGGGTGATTGCGGAGTTTCTACGCCATAAACTGCTTGACCCAGGTTTTGCACTCCTCCGCTGATTATGCCGGCGGAAGCTATTTGCGCGGTCAACAAAAATCCGAAGATTATCAGCGGAATTATAGCTATTTTATTTATTTTCATATAGCAAAATTATTTATTAACTAAGGGGTTTGCGGACGCAAACAATCATCAACGCTTGCCAGGCCGCAGGCTTGCCAGTGGCCAGTGCAAAAAGGAGTCTGGCGGCAGCAAATAGCATCAGCAGATTTGTAATAATCATAGCGGGCATTGCAGCAGGCAATGCTGGTGTACATATTAATATCCTGGCTATTATCGCATAAAGGATTGTAAGCTCCCTGGCTTGCTGGTTGAGCGCCGGGAGATTCTAAGGTCGTAGTTATAAAATAAGTGATTGTATAACCGGAAAAAATAATAATAATACCGATTACTGCCGCAGTTAAAGTGTTTTTGCCTTTCTTGATTTTGTCTTCACTGCCGCCAGAGACTAAATAAAGATAGCCGCCATACATCAGGAGCGCGACAAAAACAATGCCTAAGAGCGTAAAAAGAGCCATAATTATATTGGCCGCATAAGCTGCCAGAGAAATCTGATCGCCTGGATAAGCTAGCGAGCCTGTTTTATTTAAGCCTTGCAAAAAATTAGACTGGGCTAAAACAGGATAAAAATATAAAAATATGCCCAAAGTTATAATTATGATAAAGAGAATAGAAAGATTTTTTTTCATAATGCTAGGGGTTAGATTGGGTCGTCTCGGTCGTATTTGACTGTGAACCTTCCAAGACCTGGCTAATAAAGAAAGTAATTGTATAAGCAGCAGTTATTATAGCTAAGCCAATTACTGCATTAACTAATAATTTTTTAGCTTTTTCAATTTTGTCAGGAGCACCGCCAGCTGTCATCCATTTAAAGCCGCCATAAATAAATAAAATCAAAAATATCATGCCCACCAGGCTCAAAAGAGCTTTGATTATATTGGCAATAATAATGCTTATTTCAGAAGTTTGCACGCCTGCTGATTGGGCGCTTGTTTCAATGCCCTGATTAGCATTTTGAAAATTTAAGGCAGCCTGCGCAACTATTGGCATCACAAAAATAAAAGCCAGCACAACAAAAATTATCAGGCTTAAGTATCTTTTTTTAATTTTGCCAAGTCGGATCATATTCGCAGTAATTATAAGGGATATAGTGAAAATGACAGTGGGTGCCTAGTTTTTCGCATTCTGACTGGCTGCAGATATTAGTTGCGCCTTGGCCGCATTGATCGCATTTTTCATCAGCATAAAGCGGCAGGCAGCAGATTTGGTTGCCGCAATCAGTAGTAATGCCAAGAGACTTGCCCTGTAATTGCCTGAGGCAAAAATCAAGGGCGGCACATTGGGCTCCGCCGGGCTGCTCTGTACAGGTGATTCCTATGGCGGTGCCGCTGCCTGGTTGATTAGTATTTTGGTTGAGGTTGGTAGTATTTGAATTTTGCGTTTCCTGAAAAGAAGGGCCTGACATGATAGAAGATGCGATAAAAGTGGTAAGGGCATAGGCACCGACTACAATTAATGCGCCAACAGTGGCATAGCTCAAAGTTTTTTTGGCTTTGCCGATTTTGTCTTCACTGCCAGCCGAAGTCAGCCAAACAAAACCGCCATAAATAAATAAAATAAAAAAAATAGCGCCAACCACGCCTAAAACAGCAGTGATGACGCCAGCTATAATTACAGTATAATCAGCCTGGGTCACGCCGGCTTCAGTGGCTGTTTTTTGGGAAAAGCCAGAAATATCAGTAAAGCTGTAAGCCCAGGCATTGCTAATTAAAAATAAACAGCCAATGATTATAAAAAATAGTAAAAATATTCTTTTAAACTGCATGGGGAAAGGTCAATCTTTTTTTATTTAAAAATTTGAAAAATTAAAGTGGTTATGGCATAGGCTGCGCCCAAAACAAGAGCGCCGATAATGGCCCAGGTAATTATTTTTTTGCCTTTGGCCACATTTTCGCCCCCGGCTGAAGTCATCATCATAATTCCGCCATAAACAATTAAGAATAAAAAAATAGAACCGCTTAAGGCCAAAGCAGCGCCGGCAAAACGCCCTAAAAAAGTCGGAACATCGCCTTGGGGCAGTCCGGCTACGGTGTTAGCTTCATTCAAACCATATTGGGCAAGAAGCGGGCTAAAAGGCAAAAGCAAGCCAAAAGTAAAAATGTATATATAAATTTTTTTAAACATATAATTTTTTAGGAACATTTAAGGGGGCGAAGCGCCCCCTTAAATGCCTAAATGATAAATTAAGTAGTTGCGTTCAGGATAGATGTAATAACGAAATTGGCAATCGCATAAGCTGCTAAAATAATGACTAAGCCGATAAGACCGGCCACAATCAATTCTTTAGCTTTTTTAGTCTTGTCAGAATCGCCCATAGAAGTCATCCATTTAAAGCCGCCTAAAAGAATGATCAACACAGCGACTAAGCCTAAAAGACCCATTGCTACATTTATAATTTGAGCGACTGTCACGCGTACATCTCGTGTGCCTAGGCCGATATAAGGCTGGATAGTATTCAGGCCTGGCTCAATTGTAGCTGCAGATGCCATGACCGGAACTACCAATAGGCTAAAAAGCGCTAAAATTACAGCGAATTTTTTCATGTTTTTAAACCCTTTCTTAATGCTTATTAAATCTAAGCATTGAAGAATTAATTATTAATTATATATAAATTGTTAAATTACTATACCTTAATTATAATATTTTTTAGGTTTTAAGGCAAATTAAATTAATTTGTTAGTCTTTTAGCTCTTATCAGGCTAAATTGATGAGCTGCAACAACAAATAGGAACGCCTTCTGGCTTATCAATGCACTCTTTGATATTATCCCAAGTTTCTGACAGGTTGACAGGGTTATTGCAAACAGAAACATTTGAGACGCAAGTAGCTGTGCAATTTGGGTGGTTTGCGCAAAAATTATTGCAAACAGTTGAACAATTAGTATCTAATAAAGTTTCATTGGTTTCCGGTTTGAGGCGGGCGCATTTGTCAGTTGCATTTGGGCAGCTAATATAGGTTTGATTTTGAATATAATATTTGGCAGAATCAGGATTTGCAACACAGCTCCATTCTGCGCCAAAAGTTTTAGCGCAAAGATCAGGCGGGGTAAAAGTCGTGGCAGGCGTAGTTCCGCCTGTTGAACTTGGGGCTTGTGGAACAATGCCGCGAGTGATGCCTGTTAAAATAAAATTAGTTAAGATGTAGCTGCCTAAAATCACAGCAATGCCGATCACTGCCCAGACTAAAACCGTCTTGCCTTTATTGATTGCATCTGATTTTCCTGCAGAAGTAAGCATTAGAAAACCGCCGTACACAAACATTAGCAAGGCAACTGCGCCAATAATGCCTAAAAAGGCTCGGATAATGCGGCCGATCAAAGTAGCCACGCCAGCAGCGCCGGTTAAATTTCCCACAGGACTGACATCAGTTAAACTCACAGGCGCGTTGGCTGCTAAAGCAGCATTACTAATTAATAAGGCGCAGCTAAAAAAGATCAATAATAGGAGGAGTTTGTGTTTTTTTAGAAATTTCTTCATGGGGCTTTTTTAAGAAGTTAGTTTAAAAAGTTTTAAGGCAGGCACCATACGTCCTCTTTACCACAATGCCCTGTAGAATTTTGGGCGCTGGCTGCTTTGCCTGCTTTGCAGGTTCTATTTTCAGTGCCAGGAGCAATTCCGCAATCACAACAGAAATTTGCTGATGTGCCAGGCGTGCAATTGCCAGCGTTATTTGGCAAATAACAACCATTGCTATCTTTTGTCAAAGTTGTAGTTGTTGTAGGCGGAGCAGGCATCCAAAAACATACTTGATTTGTTCCACAACCTATTGTCCTTGTATCATAATTATAATGTAAATTGTAGGCAGTTGCCTGGGCACAAAGGCCTAATTCTGACTGTGATGGCGCTGTAGTATTTGCGGCTGGAGTACACCAAGAATTATCTACTGGATTAACATTTAAACATACACCACCTTGTCCAACACAATCTCCAGGTCGGTTAACTAGCCAGATGTCGGTACTTGTTCCAGACGGAGTTGAGGGGGCAGTTGTTGTCGTTGTTGTGGCAGAAGTTCCAGTCGTAGATGTATTTGTACCGGTACCAATGGCAGTTAAAATAAAACTGACCAAAGCATAACTGCCCAGAATCACACCAATGCCAATGATTGACCAGGTTAATATATCTTTGCCTTTTTTTACGCCTTCGCCGCCTTTGGAAGTTAAAAGGATTATACCGCCATAAATAACCATTAATAAGGCAATTGCGCCGATAATGCTTAGGATGGTTTGAATAATTCGGCCAATAAAAACTGCAGCTTTAATATCACCAACACCTTTGATTGGATTAATGTCTATAGTAAGTCCGCCAGTCCCTGAGGGAGCCTGGGGAATACGAGGAGTGGTTGTGGAACCAGCGGGTTTTGTTGCCGCCTGTGGATTAACACAACATTTTTGGATAGAAGAAGATGCCGTAGAATAACAATCAATAAAATCAGAGCCAAGACTGGATTCTCCGGTTGCGCAGTCGCTTTTACATTGGCCAGTGGGTTTGCAAGTGGCAGAAGTTGTAATGCAGCATTTTGGAAGACTATCAGTGCAACCGATATCTCCTCCGGAAGAATTGGAAGTATATGCTGTTTCTTGGCTAGTACATGTTTTAGAACAATGAGCGCCGGCAAAATCAGTACATTGGCTAGAACCTGGCAATGACGTCCCCGTGCCACTACTGCCAATGGGTTTTACGCAGGCTTTTAATTGGTTAACTTGGGAATCAACAACATAACAATCTCGTAAATAATCATAACTTTGGCTTGCGGTTGTGAATTGGCTATTCTCAAGATTATATATTGGAATACAGGTGCCTGCACTTAAAGCAAGGTTGCATTCTTCAGGGGTGCAAGCTCCTCCAGTTGAGACAACACAATCTGGCGGGGTTGGCTGATCAGCTGGGGGATAAATAGGCGTGCAATAGATTGTATAACCTGCGGGACTGGTGCAAATATAGGATTTAACTATTAAATCTGTCCAGCCCTGACAAACTCCTCCGTCTGTACTGCATGATTTTACGCAACAGCCTGCATTTTGCAATTTACAAGCAGTACCTGCAACTACCGTGGGCATATCTTTTGGGCAGGGTACGGTAGAAAGACCAGTGTTTTGATCTTCAAGATAATTTACGCAAATTCCTCCCAGATCGCCTGAACATGAAACGCTGGAATCTTTTATTGTACCTTCAGGCGTGGCAGTGAAAGCCTTTGCTTCTTTAGCCAATATTAAACCAGAACAGAAAATGGCTGTAAAAATTGCAACATAGATAATTTTTTTCATAAAGGTATAAATGCTAATTTACAAATGTAATGCGAATCTATGAATAAGCAAATTATTAAACTGATAAATTGTTGAATGGCTAAATGGTTGATTGATAACAAGTGTTATTCTTTTTATTGGCAAACACCGTTTGAATTGCAAGTGCCTTTACAGATCTCATAAGCGTTTCCAATAGCATGCGGCAAGGCACGCGCCGCACACTTAGCTCCTGGATCTAGCTTCGTTTGGCAATTACCAAAGTAAGTTTTTTGGGCAGCGACAGCGTCAGTTGTATCAGTTATACAGACTAAGCCAGTTTGGCATTCATTAAGATCAGTACAAAACTGACCTTCTGGCTGGCTGCCAGCCGGCGCCACGCAGAACATAACATTTGGGTCATAATTGCAGTAACCATTCAGGCATTGTTCATTTTTTGTGCAAGGATAACCGCCAATTGGCCGTTTTTTAACACATTCAGCTCCTGTGCAAAAACAATCATTTGTACATTCAGCTATGGTTTTACAAGTCGTTCCAGTTCCTGCCTTGTTAGTACATGGTACTGATGGTGCTACTGGGGGGACTGCAGGAGTTTCTGCTGGCGTGGTGCCACCTTGAGTTTGGCCTCCGCCTGAACCCTGGCCTGCTGGCGGAGCAGTCCAGCCAGTTGGCTCTGGCAAGGGAGCGCATTTTAAATTGCCAGCCCAGTTCCAGCCGCCTGTGACTGCGCTGATAATAAAATTAACGCCAAAATAGGCCAGAAAAACAATCATCAGCCCGACAACTGAATTAACTAAAATATCCTTGCCTTTTTTAATTTCATCTGACCGGCCGGCGGAAATCAGCATTCTAAAGCCGCCATAAAAAAAATAAAGCAGGACTAAGGCGCCTACTATGCCAAAAAGAAAATAGCCGAAATTAATAGCGGTCTGAATTATATCGCAGAGCGAACAACGGCCGGTTGAGGCGCAATCAGGTAAAATCGGGCTAGCTTGAGCTAGGACTAGATGGGGCAACAAGATTAAAGCTAAAAAAAGAAAACTGCTGAAAAAGATTGTT comes from the Patescibacteria group bacterium genome and includes:
- a CDS encoding pilin; the encoded protein is MIRLGKIKKRYLSLIIFVVLAFIFVMPIVAQAALNFQNANQGIETSAQSAGVQTSEISIIIANIIKALLSLVGMIFLILFIYGGFKWMTAGGAPDKIEKAKKLLVNAVIGLAIITAAYTITFFISQVLEGSQSNTTETTQSNP
- a CDS encoding pilin; protein product: MKKIIYVAIFTAIFCSGLILAKEAKAFTATPEGTIKDSSVSCSGDLGGICVNYLEDQNTGLSTVPCPKDMPTVVAGTACKLQNAGCCVKSCSTDGGVCQGWTDLIVKSYICTSPAGYTIYCTPIYPPADQPTPPDCVVSTGGACTPEECNLALSAGTCIPIYNLENSQFTTASQSYDYLRDCYVVDSQVNQLKACVKPIGSSGTGTSLPGSSQCTDFAGAHCSKTCTSQETAYTSNSSGGDIGCTDSLPKCCITTSATCKPTGQCKSDCATGESSLGSDFIDCYSTASSSIQKCCVNPQAATKPAGSTTTPRIPQAPSGTGGLTIDINPIKGVGDIKAAVFIGRIIQTILSIIGAIALLMVIYGGIILLTSKGGEGVKKGKDILTWSIIGIGVILGSYALVSFILTAIGTGTNTSTTGTSATTTTTTAPSTPSGTSTDIWLVNRPGDCVGQGGVCLNVNPVDNSWCTPAANTTAPSQSELGLCAQATAYNLHYNYDTRTIGCGTNQVCFWMPAPPTTTTTLTKDSNGCYLPNNAGNCTPGTSANFCCDCGIAPGTENRTCKAGKAASAQNSTGHCGKEDVWCLP
- a CDS encoding pilin; its protein translation is MKKFLKKHKLLLLLIFFSCALLISNAALAANAPVSLTDVSPVGNLTGAAGVATLIGRIIRAFLGIIGAVALLMFVYGGFLMLTSAGKSDAINKGKTVLVWAVIGIAVILGSYILTNFILTGITRGIVPQAPSSTGGTTPATTFTPPDLCAKTFGAEWSCVANPDSAKYYIQNQTYISCPNATDKCARLKPETNETLLDTNCSTVCNNFCANHPNCTATCVSNVSVCNNPVNLSETWDNIKECIDKPEGVPICCCSSSI
- a CDS encoding pilin codes for the protein MKKNLSILFIIIITLGIFLYFYPVLAQSNFLQGLNKTGSLAYPGDQISLAAYAANIIMALFTLLGIVFVALLMYGGYLYLVSGGSEDKIKKGKNTLTAAVIGIIIIFSGYTITYFITTTLESPGAQPASQGAYNPLCDNSQDINMYTSIACCNARYDYYKSADAICCRQTPFCTGHWQACGLASVDDCLRPQTP
- a CDS encoding pilin, encoding MKKTIFFSSFLFLALILLPHLVLAQASPILPDCASTGRCSLCDIIQTAINFGYFLFGIVGALVLLYFFYGGFRMLISAGRSDEIKKGKDILVNSVVGLMIVFLAYFGVNFIISAVTGGWNWAGNLKCAPLPEPTGWTAPPAGQGSGGGQTQGGTTPAETPAVPPVAPSVPCTNKAGTGTTCKTIAECTNDCFCTGAECVKKRPIGGYPCTKNEQCLNGYCNYDPNVMFCVAPAGSQPEGQFCTDLNECQTGLVCITDTTDAVAAQKTYFGNCQTKLDPGAKCAARALPHAIGNAYEICKGTCNSNGVCQ